A stretch of the Pseudalkalibacillus hwajinpoensis genome encodes the following:
- the xerC gene encoding tyrosine recombinase XerC yields the protein MNNNQQAHIQSFSEYLQIEKNCSPHTISGYLQDIEHFKSFMKQQTIDVFAAVSYADVRIYLTELHERGYARKTAARKISTLRSLYRFLLRENIVEINPFTMSSLPKQEKRLPQFLYEKELNVLFDTPDTAKPLGQRDRALLEVLYGCGIRVSECVALNLEDIDFAIGTIFVIGKGRKERYVPIGSFAIDAIKEYLEDGRVKLASSGKEPTKALFLNFRGSRVTARGVRTILDKIVKAASLHVHISPHVMRHTFATHLLNEGADLRSVQELLGHSDLSSTQIYTHVTGDRLRNIYMNHHPRA from the coding sequence ATGAATAACAACCAACAAGCTCATATTCAATCATTTTCTGAGTATCTTCAGATTGAGAAGAATTGTTCACCACATACGATCTCAGGTTACTTACAGGACATTGAACATTTCAAGTCTTTTATGAAGCAGCAGACTATCGATGTCTTTGCTGCTGTTTCTTATGCAGATGTCAGAATTTATTTGACTGAGCTTCACGAGCGAGGTTACGCAAGAAAAACAGCAGCGAGAAAAATTTCAACGTTACGAAGCTTATATCGATTCCTTTTACGCGAAAACATTGTTGAGATTAATCCATTTACAATGAGCTCACTACCGAAGCAAGAGAAGCGCCTTCCGCAATTTTTGTATGAAAAAGAGCTCAATGTATTGTTTGATACGCCCGATACGGCAAAGCCTCTTGGTCAAAGAGACAGAGCTTTGCTCGAAGTATTGTACGGGTGTGGCATTCGCGTTAGTGAATGCGTTGCGCTTAATTTAGAAGACATTGATTTTGCGATTGGTACTATTTTTGTAATCGGTAAGGGACGTAAGGAAAGATATGTACCAATTGGTAGTTTCGCTATAGATGCAATAAAAGAGTATTTAGAGGATGGACGAGTAAAGCTCGCTTCGTCCGGAAAAGAGCCGACAAAAGCCCTGTTTTTAAACTTTAGAGGTAGTCGCGTGACAGCAAGAGGCGTACGAACAATTTTAGATAAGATTGTGAAAGCCGCTTCGCTGCATGTACATATAAGTCCCCATGTGATGAGACACACATTCGCAACACATTTACTGAATGAAGGGGCAGACTTACGATCTGTTCAGGAGCTTTTAGGGCATTCCGATTTATCATCTACTCAGATCTATACCCATGTGACGGGAGATCGATTGCGAAATATATACATGAACCATCACCCAAGAGCTTAA
- the hslV gene encoding ATP-dependent protease subunit HslV, translating to MGDFHSTTIFAVQHNGECAMAGDGQVTFGNAVVMKHTAKKVRRLFHGKVIAGFAGSVADAFTLFEKFESKLEEFGGNLQRAAVELAKEWRSDRVLRKLEAMLIVMNKDELLLISGTGEVIEPDDGILSIGSGSNYALSAGRALKRYSDNKTAEEIARASMEIASEICVYTNDQIIVETI from the coding sequence ATGGGAGACTTTCATTCAACGACGATATTTGCAGTACAGCATAATGGAGAGTGCGCAATGGCCGGTGATGGCCAGGTGACATTTGGCAATGCCGTAGTCATGAAGCATACGGCTAAGAAAGTAAGAAGGTTATTTCATGGGAAGGTGATTGCTGGATTTGCAGGATCTGTTGCAGATGCATTCACTCTTTTTGAGAAATTCGAAAGCAAACTGGAAGAATTCGGCGGTAACCTTCAGCGTGCTGCTGTTGAACTCGCAAAAGAGTGGCGCAGTGACCGCGTACTAAGAAAGCTTGAAGCCATGTTAATCGTTATGAATAAGGATGAGCTTCTGCTTATCTCAGGTACTGGTGAAGTGATCGAACCTGATGATGGCATTCTTTCCATTGGTTCAGGTTCTAACTACGCACTTTCAGCAGGTAGAGCTCTTAAGCGATACAGTGATAACAAAACCGCTGAAGAAATTGCGCGGGCCTCTATGGAAATTGCATCAGAAATTTGCGTGTACACAAATGATCAAATTATCGTAGAAACCATTTAG
- the hslU gene encoding ATP-dependent protease ATPase subunit HslU has protein sequence MSNPLTPRQIVEKLDQYIVGQNDAKKAVAVALRNRYRRGLLSDKLRDEVNPKNILMIGPTGVGKTEIARRLARLVNAPFIKVEATKFTEVGYVGRDVESMVRDLVETSIRLVKEDRMEQVKGRAEENANKRIVELLVPSNKKQTQYKNPLEMLFGNQGQEETNTQASSEDQSIASRRKQIAQQLALGELEDRMITVEVEEQNNSMMDMFQGAGMEQMGMNMQDMLGNIMPKKKKKRKLPVSEARKVLTQDEAAKLVDMDEVAQDAVSKTEQSGIIFIDEIDKVAGKSQQSADVSREGVQRDILPIVEGSTVTTKYGPVKTDHILFMAAGAFHMSKPSDLIPELQGRFPIRVELSSLNVDDFKRILTEPDNALVKQYTALLETEGIKVEFSDDAILKIATIATEVNQDTDNIGARRLHTILEKLLEDLSFEAPDINLDSITITPEYVEEKLASIAKNRDLSQYIL, from the coding sequence ATGTCTAATCCATTAACACCGAGACAAATTGTTGAAAAGCTTGATCAGTATATAGTTGGTCAGAATGACGCGAAAAAGGCTGTTGCTGTGGCATTGAGAAATCGTTACCGTCGGGGTCTTTTAAGCGATAAACTGAGGGATGAAGTGAATCCGAAAAATATTTTAATGATTGGGCCAACAGGTGTTGGTAAAACAGAAATTGCGCGACGACTGGCTCGTCTTGTCAATGCTCCTTTCATTAAAGTAGAAGCAACGAAATTTACTGAAGTGGGTTATGTTGGCCGAGACGTGGAATCAATGGTTCGCGATCTCGTTGAAACATCAATCAGACTTGTCAAAGAAGATCGAATGGAACAGGTGAAGGGCAGAGCGGAAGAGAATGCGAATAAACGCATTGTGGAACTGCTCGTACCGTCTAATAAGAAGCAGACACAATACAAGAATCCGCTTGAAATGTTATTTGGTAATCAGGGGCAAGAAGAAACAAATACCCAGGCGAGTTCAGAAGATCAGTCGATTGCTTCAAGACGAAAGCAAATAGCTCAACAGCTTGCGCTAGGTGAACTCGAAGATCGGATGATCACTGTTGAAGTGGAAGAACAAAACAATTCCATGATGGACATGTTCCAGGGAGCTGGCATGGAACAAATGGGTATGAACATGCAGGATATGCTCGGAAATATCATGCCTAAAAAGAAGAAAAAACGTAAGCTTCCGGTGTCAGAAGCACGAAAGGTCTTAACGCAGGATGAAGCAGCAAAACTTGTGGATATGGATGAAGTCGCACAGGATGCAGTTTCAAAGACGGAACAATCGGGTATCATCTTCATTGATGAAATTGACAAGGTCGCGGGGAAAAGTCAGCAGTCAGCTGATGTATCCAGAGAGGGCGTTCAAAGAGACATTTTGCCAATCGTAGAAGGTTCAACGGTAACAACGAAGTACGGTCCAGTGAAAACAGACCATATTTTGTTTATGGCCGCGGGGGCGTTTCACATGTCGAAACCATCTGATCTAATCCCTGAACTGCAAGGCCGATTCCCAATCCGCGTTGAGTTATCAAGTTTAAACGTAGACGATTTTAAACGTATATTAACAGAGCCTGATAATGCTCTTGTGAAGCAATACACAGCATTATTAGAAACAGAAGGTATTAAAGTTGAATTTTCTGACGATGCTATTCTTAAAATTGCTACGATTGCAACCGAAGTGAATCAGGACACTGACAACATTGGCGCAAGAAGACTGCACACAATTTTAGAAAAGCTTCTTGAAGATCTTTCATTTGAAGCACCGGACATTAATCTAGACAGCATCACGATTACACCAGAGTATGTTGAGGAAAAGTTAGCTTCTATTGCGAAGAACCGTGACCTCAGCCAATACATCCTATAA